AGAGCAAAAGAATTCGGAGGAATAATGCAGTGGTCTCCTTCGATGTCAACAAAAGCATCCTCTGTAAAATTTTTTGGATCGACAATCGAGTTATGAACATTGGTGAACACCTTAAAGCGGTTGCCCACCCGGACATCGTATCCATAGCTTGAAAGGCCATAGCTGACGATCTTATGATTTTCGATGCTCTTAACCTGGGAATCAACAAAGGGTTTAATCATTCCTTCTTCGAGAGCCATTTTTCTAATCCATTTATCTGCTTGTAAACTCATTTAATCACCTATTTTCGAAAGAACTGTCCCTTAGTATGCTTTGATAAATAGAAACATCTTCGGTCAGAACCTTTTTTCATGTTTTGCACTTTAGATATAGCGCTTGAATTCCTTTTCTTGCTACTATTTTTTCATATGGCATGCATCTTAGGAAACACAAAATTATGACGAAACCACCATTTGTACAGTCGTCTTGGACAAAACGAGACCAGAAGCTTGAATTGAAACTGCGCCCGGGATCTCTAGGTGAATTTATTGGGCAACCTGCAGTGAGGGAAAAACTAGATGTCTTTGTAGGTGCTGCAAAAAAACGGGGCGAGGCCCTAGGGCACTCCTTATTCTATGGACCCCCAGGACTGGGCAAGACCACTCTGGGTCATATTATTGCTCAGGAGATGGGGACTGACCTAATTGTTGCTTCAGGCCCGTCGATTGACAAGCCTGCCGATTTAGCAGGGATTCTTACCAACCTAAAAGAAGGGGATATTCTCTTTATTGATGAAATCCACCGCCTTAACCGAGCTGTCGAAGAATACCTTTACCCTGCAATGGAAGACTTCTCCCTTGACCTAATGCTTGATTCAGGCCCTCAAGCTCGGAGTGTCCAAGTAAAGCTGAATCCTTTTACGTTGATTGGAGCAACAACCCGTATGGGCCTTTTGAGCGCTCCATTGCGCTCCCGTTTTGGATTTACCTGCCGACTCGATTATTACCCTTCTGATCTCGTAGCAAATATTCTTTCCCGTTCTTCCTCGATTCTTGGTGTTGACATCAACGAAGAATCGATTTTCGAAATCGCAAAACGAGCTAGAGGAACGCCGCGTATTGCAAACAATCTTCTAAAGTGGGTTCGCGACTATTCTCAGATGAGAACCGATAGTAAACTGGACAAGGTCTCAACACGAACCGCTTTAGAAATGCTAGATATAGACTTTCTCGGGCTCGATGAAATGGACAAGAGAATGCTTAAACATATTATTGACCACCACGAGGGAGGTCCTGTCGGCATCGGAACCATCGCCGCTGCATTAGGAGAAGAATCCTCTTCTCTAGAGGAGGTTAATGAGCCCTTTCTCATTATGCAAGGCTTTATTCGCCGTACACAGCGGGGAAGAGAAGTAACAAAACTCGCCTATCAACATCTCGGTCGCGTATCTGCGACTAATCAATTTTCTGGAGAAACACTTAATGAAAGTTAAGCACCTTTTACTCTTTATTTTGATTCCTCTCTTTGTCTTCTGCAAAGAGAGTATAAAAATACCTGAGAGAGAAACAGGAAAACCCGCAACAATCAAAGTCTTACTCCAAAGAGATTCCGATGGAATCCTTCTTGAAGCGCGGGGGCCTTTTGTTGTTTACAATCCAGAAAATGGAAAAAAAGTAAGCTCTGGACGCCGTGGAAAACGATTTTATCTGTATCCTCATGAAGAAGGAATCAAATGGGGAGAGAATTTTTTAGGAATTTTCCAACTACAAATTGCTCCAACAAGTGCCGACACCACTTTTTTGGTGGATGGTGTGCAATACCGGGGGGCAATTGAAATTTACCATATCGAAGGAAGTCTCAGCGTTATTAACGAAGTCGATGTAGAAAGCTATGTAAAAGCCACCCTAACAGAAGAGCTTAGTGGGAGCAGTTTTCCTCCGAATGTTATGGATTCGATCGCAATTATTTCTCGAACGGATGCCTATTATAAAGCCCTCATGAATTACGATGCTTTTTGGCATGTCCTGGCAAAAGAAGTAAACTATCATGGTGCAGGTCTCACCCTACAGAATTTAGATATTGATAAAGCAGTCGATAACACCCGCTACCTTGTGATGACTTATGAGCAGCAACCCTTTCCAGGAAGTTGGACTGAGAATTCTGGAGGAAAAACAGCCAGCTATGCCTCTATCTTTAGAAAAAACACTTCGACTCCAAGTGGTATAGAAACCCCTTTCGCTATGAAGTACCGGGCCGATACTCATTGGTCTCTGACCGTCAATACTCAGGAACTCGCGAAAGTTGTAAAAACTAACCGTATAACGGGAATGGATCTTTTTGTTGATCATTTTT
The window above is part of the Candidatus Neptunochlamydia sp. REUL1 genome. Proteins encoded here:
- the ruvB gene encoding Holliday junction branch migration DNA helicase RuvB; the protein is MTKPPFVQSSWTKRDQKLELKLRPGSLGEFIGQPAVREKLDVFVGAAKKRGEALGHSLFYGPPGLGKTTLGHIIAQEMGTDLIVASGPSIDKPADLAGILTNLKEGDILFIDEIHRLNRAVEEYLYPAMEDFSLDLMLDSGPQARSVQVKLNPFTLIGATTRMGLLSAPLRSRFGFTCRLDYYPSDLVANILSRSSSILGVDINEESIFEIAKRARGTPRIANNLLKWVRDYSQMRTDSKLDKVSTRTALEMLDIDFLGLDEMDKRMLKHIIDHHEGGPVGIGTIAAALGEESSSLEEVNEPFLIMQGFIRRTQRGREVTKLAYQHLGRVSATNQFSGETLNES
- a CDS encoding SpoIID/LytB domain-containing protein, with translation MKVKHLLLFILIPLFVFCKESIKIPERETGKPATIKVLLQRDSDGILLEARGPFVVYNPENGKKVSSGRRGKRFYLYPHEEGIKWGENFLGIFQLQIAPTSADTTFLVDGVQYRGAIEIYHIEGSLSVINEVDVESYVKATLTEELSGSSFPPNVMDSIAIISRTDAYYKALMNYDAFWHVLAKEVNYHGAGLTLQNLDIDKAVDNTRYLVMTYEQQPFPGSWTENSGGKTASYASIFRKNTSTPSGIETPFAMKYRADTHWSLTVNTQELAKVVKTNRITGMDLFVDHFSGRVYAARLHDGTHQEDVDFMALQTALGSDKLKSNDFTVSIKGNIAVFEGYGKGTGVGLCLYSAKQMAERGDDAPEILSEFFPGTTIEKMRAYPEAIVSAHKSSFVSPKQKQAAKKKYKLLH